CGTCTCCATGGGCGAAATGATTACGGCGCTTCGCGGGGGCATCCCGCCGGAAGACCTGCTCTTTCATGGGAACTTCAAGTTGGACGAGGAACTGCGCTTCGCCGTAGAGCAGGGGATCGGGACGATCGTCGTCGACAACGCCTACGAGCTCGAACGCCTCGCCAGCCTCGCGGCCACGCAAGGCGGGAGCCGTCCCATACCCATCCTCCTTCGGATCACTCCCGGCGTGGTGGCCCATACCCACCGCTACATCCTCACGGGGCAGGAAGATTCGAAGTTCGGCTTCGACCTCGAAAGCGGACAGGCCCTCGCGGCCGTACGCCTGGCGATGCGCACGGAAGGGCTGCGGCTCCGCGGGATCCACATGCACGTAGGCTCGCAACTCGTCTCTTCGGAAGGGCCGGTGCAAGCCGTGCGCCGCCTCGAAGCCCTCCTTACGTCCGTCCCGGAATTCGTTCCGGAAGTCCTCGACTTGGGCGGGGGCTTCGGCGTGCCGTACGTCGTCGACGATCCCCACGTCCCCCTACGCGACCTCCTCGTGCCGGTGGTTGAGGCCGTGCGCGAGCTCTTTTCCCGCCTCGGGCACCCGGAGCCGGAGCTCTGGTGGGAGCCCGGACGGCGCGTCGTCGCGTCCGCGGGGACGACCCTCTACCGGGTGGGCGGTGTAAAGGAAATCCCCGGAGTCCGTCGCTACGTGGCCGTCGACGGCGGGATGAACGACAACATCCGTCCCGCCCTCTACCAGGCGCAGTACGAGGCGCTCCTCGCCAACCGCCCCCTCGATCCTCCGGAGGCGCTCTACACCGTGGCGGGGCGGCTTTGCGAGAGCGGCGACATCCTCATCGTCGACCACCCACTCCCCCATCCCCAACCGGGAGACCTTTTGGCCGTTTTCGTCACGGGCGCGTATGCTTACGCGATGTCTTCCAACTACAACCGCCTGCCGCGCCCGGCGGTGGTGTTCGTTCGCGACGGGAAGGCACGCCTCGTCCAACGTCGGGAGACGATCGAGGACTTGCTCGCCCTCGACCTTCCCTACGGCTTCGGGGATTGCGAAACCGCTCCTTCGGAAGTCCCAAATGCGGCCGCGCGTAAGGCGCTCGAGACGCGAGGCGCGCCAGAAGCGTGAGCCTAGCCCCCGCTTCGAAACTCCGAAAGAGGATTTAGCTGCACCATCCGCATAGAGATGGGCTCAGAGGCCGCAAATTCTTCGTCCGAGGAAGCGGGGAACGCGCGATGCGTCGTCCTTGGATCGGGATCCCAGCACAGTCCTTTGCGTGTGAAGGCGTGCCGCGCATGGGCGTGGGTGAACGATACGCGCGGCGGATTCAGGAGGCGGGGGCCGTTCCGACTGTCCTCCTTCCGCCCGAATCCCCGGAAGATGCGGAGGCCCTCGCCGCCTCCGCTGTGGAGCGCATGGACGGGCTGCTCCTCGCGGGAGGCTACGACGTAGATCCCGCGTACTACGGGGAATCCCCCGCCCCCGGCCTGGGAACGGTCGAGCCCCTGCGCGACGCCTTTGAAATTGCCCTCGTCCGCGCCTTCCGCCGGGCGGGTCGGCCCATCCTCGGCATTTGCCGCGGGGCACAGGTGCTCAACGTCGCCCTCGGCGGTACGTTGTATCAGGACATCCCGGGACACAACCAGTCGGAGCCGCGACCGCAGGCAACCCATCCCGTGTTCCTTGCGGCCGAATCCCGCCTGTTTCGCATCCTCGGAGGGGTTCGGGAACTCGCCGTGAACTCCTTTCACCACCAGGCGGTGCGCACGCTCGCGCCGGGACTCGTGGCCGTCGCCCACGCCCCCGACGGCACGATCGAGGCCGTCGAGGCGCGCGAAGGCGCGTTCCTGCTCGGC
This is a stretch of genomic DNA from Brockia lithotrophica. It encodes these proteins:
- the lysA gene encoding diaminopimelate decarboxylase, with the translated sequence MRKFPVELEVRGGVLFFGGVSAVELAERFGTPLLVYEEDKIRRAMREFRETLSGLGVRYRLFYACKAYCSLAMAHVVREEGFGADVVSMGEMITALRGGIPPEDLLFHGNFKLDEELRFAVEQGIGTIVVDNAYELERLASLAATQGGSRPIPILLRITPGVVAHTHRYILTGQEDSKFGFDLESGQALAAVRLAMRTEGLRLRGIHMHVGSQLVSSEGPVQAVRRLEALLTSVPEFVPEVLDLGGGFGVPYVVDDPHVPLRDLLVPVVEAVRELFSRLGHPEPELWWEPGRRVVASAGTTLYRVGGVKEIPGVRRYVAVDGGMNDNIRPALYQAQYEALLANRPLDPPEALYTVAGRLCESGDILIVDHPLPHPQPGDLLAVFVTGAYAYAMSSNYNRLPRPAVVFVRDGKARLVQRRETIEDLLALDLPYGFGDCETAPSEVPNAAARKALETRGAPEA
- a CDS encoding gamma-glutamyl-gamma-aminobutyrate hydrolase family protein; this encodes MRRPWIGIPAQSFACEGVPRMGVGERYARRIQEAGAVPTVLLPPESPEDAEALAASAVERMDGLLLAGGYDVDPAYYGESPAPGLGTVEPLRDAFEIALVRAFRRAGRPILGICRGAQVLNVALGGTLYQDIPGHNQSEPRPQATHPVFLAAESRLFRILGGVRELAVNSFHHQAVRTLAPGLVAVAHAPDGTIEAVEAREGAFLLGVQWHPEWLEDEASRAIFRAFVSAAGGHLPAAEEGRRG